In the genome of Deltaproteobacteria bacterium, one region contains:
- a CDS encoding glycosyltransferase family 2 protein, translating into MLVCPTNLSFAVVIPMFNEEAGAERCVVEVCRELGRLPYRSRLIVVDDGSSDGTAAILHRIGLAQPLLQVVTHPVNRGYGAALRTGVEAAHDGRFDYVLFMDSDLTNSPADVPRFVAEMERGADVVKATRYSGGGGVRGVPFSRWIISAVGNRVARTLFGIPIHDCTNGFRAVKVSLLKRMELRERRFPVIMEELHWCRFLARTYAEVPVVLTARQADQRPTAFVYRPSVFWSYLRYPVLAFLRRPPAASVGPRPETTRASA; encoded by the coding sequence TTGCTCGTGTGCCCGACGAATCTCTCCTTCGCGGTCGTCATTCCGATGTTCAACGAGGAGGCGGGGGCGGAGCGGTGTGTCGTCGAGGTCTGCCGCGAGCTCGGTCGGCTGCCGTATCGATCGCGTCTGATCGTCGTCGACGACGGGAGCAGCGATGGCACCGCCGCGATCCTTCACCGTATCGGCCTGGCGCAGCCCCTGTTGCAAGTCGTCACGCACCCGGTCAACCGCGGCTACGGCGCGGCGCTGCGAACGGGCGTCGAGGCGGCGCACGACGGACGCTTCGATTACGTGCTCTTCATGGACAGCGACCTGACCAACTCCCCGGCGGACGTGCCGCGCTTCGTCGCCGAGATGGAGCGCGGCGCCGACGTCGTCAAGGCGACGCGCTACAGCGGCGGCGGCGGCGTGCGCGGGGTTCCTTTCTCCCGGTGGATCATCTCGGCGGTGGGTAACCGGGTTGCGCGCACCCTCTTCGGCATCCCGATCCACGACTGCACCAACGGCTTCCGGGCGGTGAAGGTTTCGCTGCTGAAGCGGATGGAGCTGCGGGAGCGTCGCTTCCCGGTCATCATGGAGGAGCTCCACTGGTGCCGGTTCCTGGCGCGTACCTATGCCGAGGTGCCGGTCGTGCTCACCGCTCGCCAGGCCGATCAGCGACCGACGGCCTTCGTGTACCGGCCGTCGGTGTTCTGGTCGTATCTGCGCTACCCCGTGCTCGCCTTCCTGCGCCGGCCGCCGGCGGCCTCGGTCGGCCCGCGCCCGGAAACGACGAGGGCGTCTGCATGA
- a CDS encoding SDR family oxidoreductase, translating to MEARRVRQRALAVRAGRAPRGFHPGAVRSDRCGPGLHVRLRLVPNLEPHRVRDRREHDRELQQLVRGRARRPRPPLTDRQPSGPSISCENLVDSRFVRLVCGGVEQRQERGCVLRDPEQARTRLVPVVTPTAWIRARLSRGWSLSSLGPNEARLLFDAAAGAAGLAAALLFLELFVPGSTSLRQSLPLVAAPIVFIAWNVLAGLYTRLRIAAWQRKAVVLVGTVAATSVSCLLLGAPVPGVVLWGLVVTAPVVLGRAFVALPFTRHTSLVTTLVAHRHGPVVVLGGAGYIGWHTVDLLLQRGYEVRVLDRLMYGREPIAEFIAHPRFELIEGDVTEITKLTSAARNASAVIHLAGLVGDPACAVDPDFTRHTNIVATRLAKEVAQSLGVYRFVFASSCSVYGVSDTEVDEQSALNPMSFYAQTKIDSERELLHAVRDDFFVTVLRFATAFGHSGRPRFDLVANLFTAQAMTEGGITVTGPQQWRPFVHVRDLARAIVHVLEAPAAVVQSQVYNVGARRLNATIGQLGELVADVAREFRGPVTITVREQAAQDRRNYLVSFEKIRRHLGFEVETGLADGIREVARRFANGSYQHDRDEVYSNVATTRRAVEHFYDPLESQRLYAPRRVG from the coding sequence TTGGAAGCTCGTCGAGTGCGGCAGCGCGCTCTCGCCGTGCGCGCAGGACGTGCTCCCCGCGGCTTCCATCCAGGCGCTGTGCGATCGGATCGCTGCGGCCCCGGGCTACACGTGCGACTACGCCTCGTTCCCAACCTCGAGCCACATCGCGTGCGGGATCGACGCGAGCACGATCGGGAGCTGCAGCAGCTGGTTCGAGGCCGAGCTCGCCGGCCACGGCCTCCACTGACGGACCGGCAGCCGTCGGGGCCGTCCATCTCCTGCGAAAATCTTGTTGACAGCCGCTTCGTGCGCCTCGTATGTGGCGGCGTAGAGCAGCGTCAGGAACGAGGATGCGTTCTCCGTGATCCCGAGCAAGCCCGTACGCGGTTGGTGCCGGTCGTGACGCCGACGGCGTGGATCCGCGCGCGCCTGAGTCGGGGTTGGTCGCTGTCCTCGCTGGGCCCGAATGAAGCCCGCCTGCTCTTCGACGCCGCCGCCGGCGCGGCAGGCCTGGCCGCGGCCCTCCTGTTTCTCGAGCTCTTCGTCCCGGGCTCGACATCGCTCCGGCAGAGCCTGCCGCTCGTCGCGGCGCCGATCGTGTTCATCGCGTGGAACGTGCTGGCGGGGCTCTACACGCGGCTGCGGATCGCCGCCTGGCAGCGCAAGGCCGTCGTGCTCGTGGGCACGGTGGCGGCGACGTCGGTGAGCTGCCTCCTGCTCGGGGCGCCCGTACCGGGTGTCGTCCTCTGGGGACTGGTCGTCACAGCTCCAGTCGTCCTCGGGCGCGCGTTCGTCGCGCTCCCCTTCACCCGACATACCTCGCTCGTCACCACGCTGGTCGCGCACCGCCACGGGCCGGTAGTGGTGCTCGGGGGGGCCGGCTACATCGGCTGGCACACGGTCGACCTGCTGCTGCAACGCGGGTACGAGGTCCGCGTGCTCGATCGGCTCATGTACGGGCGGGAGCCGATCGCCGAGTTCATCGCCCATCCGCGATTCGAGCTGATCGAGGGCGACGTCACGGAGATCACCAAGCTGACGAGTGCCGCCCGCAACGCCTCCGCCGTGATCCATCTGGCCGGGCTGGTCGGCGATCCAGCCTGTGCCGTCGACCCCGACTTCACCCGGCATACGAACATCGTGGCCACGCGCCTGGCGAAGGAGGTGGCCCAGTCGCTGGGAGTCTACCGGTTCGTCTTCGCGTCGAGCTGCTCGGTCTACGGCGTTTCCGACACCGAGGTGGATGAGCAGAGCGCGCTCAATCCGATGTCGTTCTACGCGCAGACCAAGATCGACAGTGAGCGGGAGCTGCTGCATGCGGTGCGGGACGACTTCTTCGTCACCGTGCTCCGCTTCGCCACGGCGTTCGGGCACTCGGGGCGCCCGCGGTTCGATCTGGTGGCCAATCTGTTCACCGCCCAGGCGATGACCGAGGGGGGCATCACGGTCACCGGCCCGCAGCAGTGGCGGCCGTTCGTCCACGTCCGCGATCTCGCACGCGCCATCGTGCATGTCCTCGAGGCGCCCGCCGCCGTCGTTCAGAGCCAGGTCTACAACGTCGGCGCCCGCCGGCTGAACGCGACGATCGGTCAGCTCGGCGAGCTGGTCGCCGATGTGGCACGCGAGTTTCGCGGCCCCGTGACGATCACGGTGCGGGAGCAGGCGGCGCAGGATCGGCGCAACTACCTGGTCTCGTTCGAGAAGATTCGCCGCCACCTCGGCTTCGAGGTCGAGACGGGGCTCGCCGACGGCATTCGCGAGGTGGCGCGTCGGTTCGCGAACGGCTCCTACCAGCATGACCGCGACGAGGTCTACAGCAACGTCGCCACGACCCGCCGGGCGGTCGAGCACTTCTACGATCCGCTCGAATCACAGCGGCTTTACGCCCCGCGGCGGGTTGGCTAG
- a CDS encoding UDP-N-acetyl glucosamine 2-epimerase, whose product MNNRLAFILGIRPDVIRASLIIKHLRRYADCELHLIWSGQHYSDNLKGIFFRELDVVPAEIDLACGGETDAHIAASVISGLYPVLRDLDPAAAVFLGDNNTTLGAIAAAQLNVPVVHIEGCMRSYDWRMPEEKYRTTIDHLADVIYAYVDEYKTQGIREGLNPANIVVVGNPIVDVLEHYYFSRLSRYEAMMTDAFFADRGVRRGEYYLMTCHRRENVEQRGTLEAILRLVEEAPHRVYFPASYRTQQRLRDFGLALPPNVNVVDPIGYEEMLCLMVGSRGVLTDSGTVVEEACVLQVPSVQMRRATERPQVYDARSSVKFDPAEPESYPSPTVFRKLESLVGTRWTHNLGDGRASERIAEDLHRRLATGDLSRHRPEHYHVPIDRSYRGDGLDT is encoded by the coding sequence ATGAATAACCGCCTGGCGTTCATCCTGGGCATCCGGCCCGACGTCATACGGGCCTCGCTCATCATCAAGCATCTCCGGCGCTACGCGGACTGCGAGCTGCACCTCATCTGGTCGGGCCAGCACTACTCGGACAACTTGAAGGGCATCTTCTTCCGGGAGCTGGATGTGGTTCCGGCCGAAATCGACCTCGCTTGCGGTGGGGAGACGGACGCCCACATCGCGGCGTCGGTCATCTCGGGACTCTACCCCGTGCTGCGCGATCTCGACCCGGCCGCTGCAGTGTTCCTGGGCGACAACAACACGACCCTCGGGGCAATCGCGGCCGCCCAGCTCAACGTGCCGGTGGTGCACATCGAGGGTTGCATGCGCTCGTACGACTGGCGCATGCCCGAGGAGAAGTACCGCACCACAATCGACCATCTCGCCGATGTCATTTACGCTTACGTCGACGAGTACAAAACGCAGGGGATTCGGGAGGGACTCAATCCGGCCAACATCGTCGTCGTCGGCAATCCGATCGTCGACGTGCTCGAGCATTACTACTTCTCCCGACTCAGCCGCTACGAGGCGATGATGACCGACGCCTTCTTCGCCGATCGGGGCGTCAGGCGCGGGGAATACTACCTCATGACGTGCCACCGGCGGGAAAACGTCGAGCAGCGGGGCACGCTGGAGGCCATCCTGAGGCTCGTCGAAGAAGCCCCCCACCGCGTGTACTTCCCGGCCAGCTATCGCACCCAGCAGAGGCTGCGCGATTTCGGCCTTGCCCTTCCGCCGAACGTGAACGTCGTGGATCCGATCGGCTACGAAGAGATGTTGTGCCTCATGGTGGGGTCGCGTGGCGTGCTCACCGATTCCGGCACGGTGGTCGAGGAAGCATGCGTCCTGCAGGTGCCGTCGGTGCAGATGCGGCGGGCGACCGAGCGGCCGCAGGTCTACGATGCGCGCTCGAGCGTCAAGTTCGATCCGGCCGAGCCGGAGTCCTATCCGTCGCCGACCGTGTTCAGGAAGCTGGAATCGCTCGTCGGCACCCGCTGGACGCACAACCTCGGCGACGGTCGCGCGTCCGAGCGGATTGCCGAGGATCTCCATCGCCGCCTGGCGACCGGAGACCTTTCTCGGCATCGGCCCGAGCACTACCATGTCCCCATCGACCGGTCGTACCGTGGCGATGGGCTGGATACCTGA
- a CDS encoding sugar nucleotide-binding protein codes for MTKVLVLGGSGMLGSMVVDLLSRNRRFEVTATVRDAALAAHFGARLPGAAWRVFRFDGDPPSREMLEGQAWIVNAIGITKPLIRDDQPAEIERAIDVNARLPHLIGHLAKHSGARVLQIATDCVYSGRQGGYVETDLHDTLDVYGKTKSLGESFQDNVHHLRCSIIGPEPKDFKFLIEWFRRQPSGATVKGFVNHRWNGVTTLHFARLCEGIIARGVELSHLHHVVPSGSMTKAAMLHAFAAAFRRPDIRIEDVEAGTIVDRTLDTINPDLNRRLWDAAGYSDPPSVPEMIRELGAFDYRGAGAPASAGRP; via the coding sequence ATGACGAAGGTTCTCGTGCTCGGCGGATCGGGCATGCTGGGCTCGATGGTCGTGGACCTGCTGTCCCGCAACCGCAGGTTCGAAGTCACCGCGACGGTGCGCGACGCCGCCCTCGCCGCGCACTTCGGCGCCCGCCTCCCCGGCGCGGCCTGGCGCGTCTTTCGGTTCGACGGCGACCCGCCGTCCCGCGAGATGCTCGAAGGCCAGGCCTGGATCGTCAACGCGATCGGCATCACCAAGCCGCTCATCCGCGACGACCAACCCGCGGAGATCGAGAGGGCCATCGATGTGAACGCGCGGCTGCCCCACCTCATCGGGCACCTGGCGAAACATTCGGGCGCCCGCGTCCTGCAGATCGCGACCGACTGCGTGTACTCGGGACGTCAAGGTGGCTATGTCGAGACCGATCTGCACGACACGCTGGACGTCTACGGCAAGACGAAGAGCCTCGGGGAGTCATTCCAGGACAACGTTCACCACTTGCGGTGCTCGATCATCGGTCCCGAGCCGAAGGACTTCAAGTTCCTGATCGAATGGTTTCGCCGGCAGCCCAGCGGAGCGACGGTCAAGGGGTTCGTCAACCACCGCTGGAACGGCGTGACGACGTTGCACTTCGCCAGGCTGTGCGAGGGCATCATCGCGCGCGGTGTCGAATTGTCGCACCTCCACCACGTCGTACCCTCCGGCTCCATGACCAAGGCGGCGATGCTCCATGCCTTCGCCGCGGCCTTCCGGCGCCCCGACATCCGGATCGAGGACGTCGAGGCGGGAACGATCGTCGACCGGACCCTCGACACCATCAACCCCGACCTGAATCGGCGTCTCTGGGACGCCGCCGGGTACTCCGACCCGCCGTCCGTGCCCGAGATGATCCGCGAGCTCGGCGCCTTCGACTACCGCGGGGCGGGAGCACCCGCCTCGGCAGGCCGTCCATGA
- a CDS encoding sugar epimerase: MTEPVLYTGDLAVDDRGEVTFVNDFDFAGVKRFYTVRNHRAGFVRAWHAHRREAKYVTVVSGAALVGAVAIDDWDAPSLHLPVKRFILAAHKPRVLYIPPGYANGFMSLTADAHMVFFSTSSVQDSLTDDVRYDARRWDIWTVDER, encoded by the coding sequence ATGACCGAGCCCGTGCTGTATACCGGCGACCTCGCCGTCGACGATCGGGGCGAGGTAACGTTCGTGAACGACTTCGACTTCGCGGGCGTCAAGCGCTTTTACACGGTCCGCAATCATCGTGCGGGATTCGTGCGCGCCTGGCACGCGCACCGGCGCGAGGCCAAGTACGTGACCGTCGTCTCGGGCGCCGCGCTCGTCGGTGCCGTGGCGATCGACGACTGGGACGCGCCGTCCCTTCACCTGCCTGTGAAGCGCTTCATCCTGGCGGCGCACAAGCCGCGCGTATTGTACATTCCGCCGGGCTACGCCAACGGCTTCATGTCGCTCACGGCCGATGCGCACATGGTGTTCTTCTCGACCTCGAGCGTACAGGACAGCCTCACGGATGACGTGCGATATGACGCACGCCGCTGGGACATCTGGACCGTCGACGAACGCTAG